A single region of the Oncorhynchus keta strain PuntledgeMale-10-30-2019 chromosome 4, Oket_V2, whole genome shotgun sequence genome encodes:
- the LOC118375481 gene encoding GTPase IMAP family member 4 gives MESEKQVQSTGEDVPDPEEEEKRLAAAAREANRLSELRLVLLGWRWPGKSLTGNTILGREEFRLERAAEFCVKRQTEVEGRQVTVIDTPGWFSAQTTPLLYQQEMVRGATMCGPPGPHAFLLVIPVGMFTEVDRGRIEEHLALFGERVWRHTILVFTWAEVLRNMSIERHIKREGKDLQWVLEKCKRRYFVINNCIFGEHPQLRRLMEKIEKVVAEEGIYNPEEVEEKKPLDQNQNQNRELGARPKVNSAVGLAKLDVDPPHNSVD, from the exons ATGGAATCAGAGAAACAAGTTCAATCAACAG GAGAGGATGTGCCTGacccagaggaggaggagaagaggctgGCAGCCGCAGCCCGGGAAGCCAACCGTTTATCTGAGCTGCGGCTGGTGCTGTTGGGCTGGAGGTGGCCTGGGAAGAGCCTCACAGGCAACACCATCCTGGGCCGCGAGGAGTTCCGCCTAGAACGGGCAGCCGAGTTCTGTGTCAAGCGTCAGACTGAGGTGGAGGGGCGCCAGGTGACAGTGATAGACACGCCGGGCTGGTTCTCAGCCCAGACAACGCCTCTCCTCTACCAGCAGGAGATGGTACGGGGCGCCACTATGTGTGGTCCCCCTGGCCCCCACGCCTTCCTGCTTGTCATCCCCGTGGGCATGTTTACTGAGGTGGACCGGGGCCGCATCGAGGAGCACCTTGCCCTGTTTGGGGAGCGCGTGTGGAGGCATACTATCCTAGTGTTCACTTGGGCTGAGGTACTGAGGAACATGTCCATCGAGAGACACATCAAGCGGGAGGGGAAGGATCTGCAGTGGGTGTTGGAAAAGTGCAAGAGGAGATACTTTGTCATCAATAACTGCATATTTGGGGAGCACCCCCAACTGAGGCGGCTCATGGAGAAGATAGAGAAGGTGGTGGCGGAGGAGGGCATCTATAAcccagaggaggtggaggagaagaaaccTCTGGAccaaaaccagaaccagaaccggGAGCTTGGGGCAAGGCCCAAAGTGAACTCTGCTGTAGGATTGGCCAAACTGGACGTGGACCCGCCCCACA ATTCGGtggattga